The proteins below are encoded in one region of Planctomycetota bacterium:
- a CDS encoding CotH kinase family protein, translating to MRYLLLAPFLLLAACGSDGEGSAETSVAESSGGPFDANAVAEVELLMDPADWDTLVADPHTDTWRRATLRWGGHTWPDVGVQPSGQNSRIPGNPKPSLLLNFEAFVPGRRFHGLPSLKLNWLLDDPAMMRQWLVFTIHRARGLPAPREGYARLSVNGGYKGLYGVTERINREFVRARFGPGVNQLYKKTATGEDFVWHGPDPALYVPRMFEPSIEALPPGAEDVRDLFDALHHRSYEEIARLFDVEAFLEFIAIEVLTGEDDGYRSGPDALGNLWSSNFYLYKSPRNGRFRLLPWDRGESYWRPIDEPVTFTFERRVLTRRLIVERPENLERFRRILAELIAGPSAPEIMAGRVEHLRNLLDDHVPVEPPNPHRLWSGPQQWTWEVDGLKREFILGRIEEIRRQLAAP from the coding sequence ATGAGGTACCTGCTCCTGGCCCCGTTCCTCCTCCTGGCCGCCTGCGGAAGTGACGGCGAAGGAAGCGCCGAGACGTCCGTCGCGGAGTCCTCGGGAGGCCCTTTCGACGCCAACGCCGTCGCGGAGGTCGAGCTCCTCATGGATCCGGCCGACTGGGACACGCTGGTGGCCGATCCCCACACGGACACCTGGCGGCGCGCCACGCTTCGCTGGGGCGGCCACACCTGGCCCGACGTCGGCGTCCAGCCCAGCGGCCAGAACTCGCGCATCCCGGGCAATCCGAAACCGTCCCTCCTGCTGAACTTCGAAGCGTTCGTCCCCGGCCGCCGGTTTCACGGCCTCCCGAGCCTGAAGCTCAACTGGCTCCTCGACGACCCCGCGATGATGCGCCAGTGGCTCGTCTTCACGATCCACCGCGCCCGCGGGCTGCCGGCGCCGCGCGAGGGATACGCCCGCCTTTCCGTCAACGGGGGGTACAAGGGCCTGTACGGCGTCACGGAGCGGATCAATCGCGAATTCGTCCGGGCGCGTTTCGGCCCGGGCGTCAACCAGCTCTACAAGAAGACGGCGACCGGGGAAGACTTCGTCTGGCACGGACCGGACCCGGCCCTTTACGTCCCCCGGATGTTCGAGCCCTCGATCGAGGCGCTTCCCCCGGGCGCCGAGGACGTGCGCGACCTCTTCGACGCCCTTCACCACAGGTCCTACGAGGAAATCGCGCGCCTCTTCGACGTCGAGGCGTTCCTCGAGTTCATCGCCATCGAGGTGCTCACGGGGGAGGACGACGGCTACCGCAGCGGACCGGACGCGCTGGGAAATCTCTGGTCCTCGAACTTCTACCTTTATAAGTCGCCCCGCAACGGACGCTTCCGCCTCCTTCCCTGGGACCGGGGCGAGAGTTACTGGCGCCCCATCGACGAACCCGTGACGTTCACTTTCGAGCGCCGCGTGCTCACGCGGAGGCTCATCGTGGAGCGCCCGGAGAATCTGGAGCGGTTCCGGCGGATCCTGGCGGAGCTCATCGCGGGTCCGAGCGCCCCCGAGATCATGGCCGGGCGGGTCGAGCACCTGCGGAACCTGCTGGACGACCACGTGCCCGTGGAGCCGCCGAACCCGCATCGTCTCTGGTCGGGTCCTCAGCAGTGGACGTGGGAGGTGGACGGGCTCAAGAGAGAGTTCATCCTCGGACGCATCGAGGAAATCCGCCGGCAGCTCGCCGCGCCGTGA
- a CDS encoding DUF4956 domain-containing protein, translated as MNELFDGGSASGPTLDALALLARMGLALLLGTLLAWRPLSRLAGGLPSKLPVAYALVLMTLASTLAMVLIGDSVARAFGVVGLGSFVRFRTAIKDPGDAVLFFVAIGVGMACALGVIGHAALGVAAISVLLVFRDRAYRRRRERDENDALTETLDEVPAPGPVPPPGRLRK; from the coding sequence ATGAACGAGCTTTTCGACGGCGGATCCGCCTCGGGCCCGACGCTCGACGCCCTCGCGCTTCTGGCCCGGATGGGCCTCGCGCTCCTCCTGGGAACGCTCCTGGCCTGGCGGCCGCTCTCGCGGCTGGCCGGCGGGCTTCCCTCCAAGCTTCCCGTCGCCTACGCGCTTGTTCTCATGACGCTGGCCTCCACCCTGGCGATGGTGCTCATCGGAGACTCGGTGGCGCGCGCCTTCGGAGTGGTGGGGCTGGGCTCCTTCGTCCGCTTCCGCACGGCGATCAAAGACCCCGGCGACGCGGTTCTCTTCTTCGTGGCGATCGGCGTGGGCATGGCGTGCGCCCTCGGCGTGATCGGCCACGCGGCGCTCGGAGTCGCCGCGATCAGCGTCCTGCTCGTTTTCCGGGATCGCGCCTACCGCCGCCGCCGCGAGCGGGACGAGAACGACGCCCTGACGGAGACCCTCGATGAGGTACCTGCTCCTGGCCCCGTTCCTCCTCCTGGCCGCCTGCGGAAGTGA
- a CDS encoding dTMP kinase, with amino-acid sequence MWIDFEGIDGSGKTTVSVRLARALRERGRPVHHPREGGGFRPPLVARIRDLTRAGESALLSPATEFLLNAAREAQLLEEEIRPALARGEIVVTDRALHAHVAAAGLRPGLAAEEVRRAAALAAGGLWPDRVILVDVDPDVARIRKRLRKVRDRRLGTPGRKGLQGRAFLARLRAALRTLAESDPARWRTLDNSFRTPAEAETEALALVADLVDLEPPPRPPAPQPWHVAGGETPEERIRRFFDFTENLFHRDPATALLLAAGLDHPRADVLRARGADRCPDVAAWSASGLDTPAAWELRRATAGQAPYHVARGLAGLTGLEAWAWREALAGVAPDQVLHSLAGLSARDAHALRERLWDRAPDEGLRSLAGLGDGRSWGFRCRALRDGPGGALAESLAGLGAPPSWHLRDRLRREFPLSVLRSLRKLDQPRAWTLRESLAGAAPKAVLETFEGLAGPAAEALRDRLQPICPDEVAEGLAGLDRPEAWRRRGELVAAAPEGVLAGLSGVRHHPEAERLAEEALSRAQGRPLVVRQAVQFYLKRARAAEPEGIRP; translated from the coding sequence ATGTGGATCGACTTTGAGGGAATCGACGGAAGCGGCAAGACCACCGTCTCGGTCCGCCTCGCGCGGGCCCTCCGGGAGCGGGGCCGTCCCGTTCACCATCCCCGGGAAGGCGGAGGCTTCCGCCCGCCGCTGGTGGCCCGCATCCGGGATCTGACCCGCGCCGGCGAGTCCGCGCTTCTGTCGCCGGCGACCGAATTCCTCCTCAACGCCGCCCGCGAGGCGCAGCTCCTGGAGGAGGAGATCCGCCCCGCGCTGGCGCGCGGAGAGATCGTCGTGACGGACCGGGCGCTTCACGCGCACGTGGCCGCCGCAGGCCTGCGCCCCGGACTGGCGGCGGAAGAGGTTCGCCGCGCGGCGGCGCTGGCCGCCGGAGGTCTCTGGCCGGATCGCGTGATCCTGGTGGACGTGGACCCGGACGTGGCCCGGATCCGCAAGCGGCTCCGGAAAGTCCGCGACCGGCGGCTGGGAACGCCGGGGCGAAAAGGGCTTCAGGGCCGGGCGTTCCTCGCGCGGCTCCGCGCCGCCCTTCGGACCCTGGCGGAGTCGGACCCCGCCCGCTGGCGCACCCTGGACAATTCGTTCCGGACGCCCGCGGAAGCGGAGACGGAAGCGCTGGCCCTGGTGGCCGATCTTGTGGACCTCGAGCCCCCGCCCCGCCCCCCGGCCCCGCAACCCTGGCACGTGGCCGGCGGGGAAACGCCGGAAGAACGCATCCGCCGCTTCTTCGACTTTACGGAGAATCTGTTCCACCGCGATCCCGCGACGGCTCTCCTGCTGGCGGCGGGGCTGGACCACCCGAGGGCCGACGTCCTGCGCGCGCGGGGAGCGGACCGCTGCCCGGACGTGGCGGCCTGGAGCGCCTCGGGACTGGATACGCCCGCGGCCTGGGAGCTGCGCCGCGCCACGGCCGGGCAAGCTCCGTACCACGTGGCCCGGGGACTCGCCGGCTTGACGGGCCTCGAGGCGTGGGCGTGGCGCGAGGCGCTGGCCGGGGTCGCCCCCGACCAGGTGCTCCACAGCCTCGCGGGCCTCTCCGCGCGGGACGCCCATGCGCTCCGCGAGCGCCTGTGGGATCGGGCTCCGGACGAGGGACTTCGGAGCCTGGCCGGGCTGGGAGACGGACGCTCCTGGGGCTTCCGGTGCCGCGCCTTGCGGGACGGGCCCGGTGGAGCGCTCGCCGAGAGCCTGGCCGGCCTCGGCGCGCCCCCCTCCTGGCATCTTCGCGACCGCCTGCGTCGCGAGTTTCCGCTTTCGGTGCTGCGCAGTCTCCGGAAGCTCGACCAGCCGCGCGCCTGGACCCTGAGAGAGAGCCTGGCCGGGGCGGCGCCGAAAGCCGTCCTGGAAACCTTCGAGGGTCTCGCGGGTCCGGCCGCCGAGGCGCTCCGGGACCGCCTCCAACCGATCTGCCCGGACGAGGTCGCCGAAGGTCTCGCCGGTCTCGACCGGCCCGAAGCCTGGAGGCGCCGCGGCGAACTCGTGGCCGCCGCTCCGGAAGGGGTCCTGGCGGGCCTTTCCGGAGTCCGCCATCACCCCGAAGCCGAACGCCTCGCAGAGGAGGCTCTCTCCCGCGCACAGGGACGCCCGCTTGTCGTCCGCCAGGCGGTTCAGTTCTACCTCAAGCGCGCGCGCGCCGCCGAACCGGAGGGAATTCGGCCATGA
- a CDS encoding VTC domain-containing protein: protein MERNITRARVEVKYLIPQGLVETVLARLPSLETRVYGVTTVYFDRLDRALSAGALKSPAHCTKIRLREYLDGSPNLWIEIKTRSGSWTRKARFRIGREALGPLLRGGDLRDVPALACGPCDREAAEAFRRLREVAGGRLVALGAVSTARHAYRVTDLPFRMTLDRNVTYHRVSERLLQPGATLSPATLGAPLRRETAAILEIKHGGAVPEWLPDVLAGLAPTDYSKFRTLVRALDESCKVAGHVDRL, encoded by the coding sequence ATGGAAAGGAACATCACGCGGGCGCGGGTGGAGGTCAAGTACCTGATCCCCCAGGGGCTCGTCGAGACCGTCCTGGCCCGCCTGCCCTCTCTTGAGACGCGGGTCTACGGCGTCACCACGGTGTACTTCGACCGTCTGGACCGCGCGCTTTCCGCCGGCGCGCTCAAGAGCCCCGCCCACTGCACCAAGATCCGGCTGCGGGAGTATCTGGACGGATCCCCGAACCTCTGGATCGAGATCAAGACGCGGTCGGGTTCCTGGACGCGCAAGGCCCGCTTCCGCATCGGCCGCGAAGCCCTGGGTCCGCTCTTGCGGGGCGGCGATCTGCGCGACGTGCCCGCCCTCGCCTGCGGGCCCTGCGACCGCGAGGCGGCCGAGGCCTTCCGCCGCCTCCGCGAAGTCGCCGGCGGGCGCCTCGTGGCGCTCGGCGCCGTGTCCACCGCGCGCCACGCCTATCGGGTGACCGACCTGCCCTTCCGCATGACGCTCGACCGGAATGTCACTTATCACCGCGTATCCGAACGGCTCCTCCAGCCCGGCGCGACCCTCTCGCCCGCGACGCTCGGGGCGCCCCTGCGGCGTGAGACCGCCGCGATCCTGGAGATCAAGCACGGCGGCGCCGTCCCGGAGTGGCTGCCCGACGTCCTGGCCGGTCTGGCCCCGACGGATTACTCGAAGTTCCGCACCCTCGTTCGAGCGCTCGATGAGTCCTGCAAGGTGGCCGGTCATGTGGATCGACTTTGA